The Leptospira montravelensis nucleotide sequence ATCAAAAACAATATTTGTATATTAGGATTTTTGTATCAAGAACCTAACGGAAATTTGTTTATCATTGGATCGGAGTTCCCCTAAATTCAAAACATTTAGGAGACTTCTATGAAACGAACCTTTGGAACCACAATCCTTTCCCTATTTTTACTTGGACAAATCATAACTTGCCAAGCAGAAAAACAAGTATCTGAATCAGATGCCAACAACAAGCTACTAATCGGATTGTTAGCTGGTCAAGCTTCAGAATCTAGTAAAGATTTTGCGTTAAATGGTGTTTGGAATAGTTTTACGGGAAACGGAACAACTCTCGATACAATATCTACATATTCGGCTAAATTTGGCTCAAAAGGATTACAACTAGATGATAGTTCTGGATTTGGTGGATATTCAAGTTGTTACATTATCATTGAATTCAATAACGCAGAAGGAAGTTTCATCACACAAAACCCTGAAAACAATGGTGGATGTTTTTCTGGCGATACAAACAAAGGAAAATATAATAAAGTGTTTTTCTTTAAAAATACTGCCAAAGAAAACTCTTATTGGCTTTGTACTGTAGCATTTGGAAAAACATATGACGCAGCAAAAGCACAAGCAGATACTTCAACTAAAACAAATCCAGGTAGTTCCGGTTGCGGTGCTTCTGCATTTTCAAGAATCGATAAAAAAATATAGTAACTAAGATAATTTAGCAAACAGGTCCCTTTCACAAGTTAAGGGACCTATACCGCTAATTTTGTTTATAACTTGTTTTTTTCATAAAAAGAAAACTCAAACTTGAACTGGACTTTAAGGAATCATTCCTTAAATTGGTGATGTGATGCAAAAACGTTTCAAAACAAAAATACTAAGTTCTTTGGTTTTTGTTTTATTTGTATTTTTAACTTCCTGCAAAAAATCCTCTTCTGGGGAAGAAAATCTTGCAGCATTATTGCCACTGATTATTGCCGCAGAGGCTGCAATTGTTTGCCCCAAGTCTTTACCTCCTACAGACATATATATTGCTACAACCGTTGTTAGTGCAAACTCAAACATCTCGGGATTTTCCGATCCGAAAAAAGCAATTAATGGAATCTGCGGTGCTGGTGAACTTGCAGGTTCATTGGATGTTTATGCCTTAGACATTACAGGAACTGGAGCCACTATAGTTCTAAGTTGGGGAGGAAAAACTGTAAAAAACGTTTCAGGTGATGACTTCATCGTGTATGACAACAGTTTTCGAGTTTCGGACGAGTCCAATACCTATGCAATGGACCCTTCTATCATCCAAGTGTCGATTGATAATACAAACTTTTGTGGATTTAACCCAAGTTATACGGGAGGGAATGTAAACTTAATGAATAGTTGGAACCGATTTGGAAGTTTACGCCCTGTTTATTATAATATGACAACAAAACCTTTTACCAATTCAGAATTATTTACCAAAACCAATGGATCCTTTTTGTTAGGTGGTGGTGACGGATTCGATTTAGACCTATTAGACCCCAATGATCCTAACGATATTAATTGTGACACTACCTTAGCAAACACGATCAAAACAAACGGTTTCAAATTCCTGAAAATTACTTCGGCTGCTGATATGAATAACCCAAACACAGGGAGCAAATTCCCTTGGCCCCCGGGCAGTTATAATGGAAGTGATATCGACGGAGTGGTAGCACGAGAACTCCAATGACTTGACTTCCTGGTCATTATGTCGGATCCATACCTACTTTCGAAGATATACTGAAAAAAACCTAAAAAAGAGACCTGTATTTCAGTTGACCGATCTAAAAAAAAGGATTCTTTTTTTAGAACTACTTCTTAGCGCGTATTCACTTTGAGCGAAAACCTATACACACAAAAAATATCCATACAGGATGAGATGCCAAGATTGTCTGCTCAGGCCAATCTCCTAAAACTCCTCCTTGATCCTTTTTTGGATTCCATTTCCTTCGAAAAGGAATCTGGACAAGCTTTGGATGCTGGAGCAGGTCCAGGTGTACTCACCAGTTTCCTTATGAAAAAAAATCCCAATCTCCATTGGTCTGCCTGCGACATTTCTGAAGAAATGGTGCAGTATTGTAAATTGGGTTATCCAAAAGTAGACTGGAAGGTCTCCGATATCAGAGCATTGGATTATCCAGACAATCATTTTGATTTTATTTTTAATTCTATGGTTCTCATCCATATCAAAGAACCAGAAAAAGCTTTAAAAGAATTCTACCGAGTTTTAAAACCGGGAGGAAAGGTTCTCATCCACTGCCCTAACGATAAATCCTTTACAGGCCCAAATGTACTTTTGGATATGGTAGCAAAACATGCTACTATCCACCCTGCTGACCGTTATGTAATGGAAAAAGTACCTGGCATTATGGAACAAATGGGATTTCGGTTAGTCACAAGGACCGATTTTGTCGCTGCCAATGATGGGAACGATGACAGACCCGTTGTAGAATACCCTAAAATCCATTTAGGGATGATGACGGGTTGGTCTATGATGTCTTTTATGGGACATCCAGATGGAATGCAAGATCTGTATTCTAAACTGCAATCAGAGTATATGTCCAATCGTGTGAAATTCACGATCAATTTAGAAACACATTTGTACCAAAAATAAACGGAGGCAAAATTGAATCAAAAGTCACCCATAGTTATCGGGGAATATCACATCATTCCAGAAAATTTGCCTGCTGATGGCCAACTTCGATTGATCTTTCAACCAATCGATATGACTACGTATTGGAGACGTTGTGGACTCACTGCCAACTTTGTTGCGGGATTTTATTCCTACTGCTACGAAGCCAGTGAATCCAAAGCAAACTCCCTTTCTACTATCATTAACGAACTTTTAGAGAATGCTTCTAAATTTTCGAAAGCACGCGAAGGTAGAATCAACGTAGAATTAAAACAATACGGAAATCTTTTAAGAATTGATGTTTTAAATGTGGCGTCAAAAACCTTACGAGATAGTTTTGAGCTTTTTGTAAATAAACTCTTGTCGGAGAACGTGGAGGAGATGTATTTTTCTACACTCGAAACCAAAGAAGACGGTGATACTAAATCTGGTCTTGGACTACTGATGATGTTAAAAGATTATCCAGTACGTTTTGGTTATAGTTTCCATGAGATCGATGCCGATACTCATGAAATCACGGTAAGAGCAATTATCAACGTAGAAGAGATATAATAGGCGAAGCTTCATGGAAATCAAAGACTTAGATTACAATATACAATACGACGAAGCCACTAAGACTGTCAAATTTGCAGGTTCCATCCGATTGCAGAATTTACCCGCTTATGAACCCATAAAATTATTTTTAAGAGATGTTGCTAAACTTTGCCAAGGTTCTGTATTAACAATGGATTTTAGAGATTTACAATTTGTAAACAGTTCGGGGATCACTACCCTCTCTATGTTCATTATTGATTCACGAAAAACGGCAGCTTACCAAATCAAAATTCAGGGATCCTTAAATATTTCCTGGCAGTCAAAATCCCTTTCCAATTTCAAAAAACTTTGGGACCAAGTGGTTTTAGAAATCGCCTAAAATCGTTTTCTTAACCTTAGGTTTTACCGCCCATCTCGTATAACTTTCTAAATTCGAGCATGCGGCGGGACATTTCATTAAATCTCTGCGCTAAAATTACAAACAAATTGGTAAGAAGTTTGACTGCAAGAGTTGGACTTTGGATTTCCAATTTTTGAAATTCATTTGGTGTCAAAATTAGTAATTTAGCATGATCTCGTACGATAATATCCGCATTTCTGTTGGACTTGGAAACAAAACCCAATTCTCCAAAAATTTCGCCCTGGTTTAAAATCGAAATTGTAGAACGAACTCCATCGTCTCGATTGACCACTACCTCGACACTACCTTCCAAAACACAAAAGAGGCCTTGGCTTTCTTGGTTTTGTTGGAAAACAATATCCCCATCCTCATAGTCAATTAGATCCAACATCGATAATAATTTCTTTGATTCCTCTTCTGTGAATCCCCTTAAAAAAGAGAGAAACTGGCTCGGCGGAAGCATCATATCATGAACAATATTTTGCCAAACCTCATCTCCTTCCATAGAGAAGAGAGGACGGATGTCTTTGTAATCAGTGAAGTTTACTTCAAAATGTTGTGCAAGCTCAGTACCTGCGGGAAAACGTTTCGCTAAACGAAGGAAAGGTGAATGGATTTGTTTGAGATATTCATTATCATCCAATAGAAAAACCATAGGAATCACAATGCCATATTCAGGATGATGGATATTCTTTTTGTACATCCTGTATCCCACTTGGTTGTACAAGCGGACCAAATGAGGGTTAGTATCAATAAAATCGATTAGGATCCCATTTTCTCTGGCGTGTTCATAAATTTTCATACAAAGCATGCTGGCTGCGGCTGAATGTCTGTATTCGTTTTTGACCATGAGTTTTGTAGACATGGAAACTTTGTCAGGATAAAAGGGACGAAATAGTTCCATTTCATATAATTCTTCGCATTCTAATGGTCCATCCTTTCGAAAGTTAATCCTAACCGTTCCAATGCACTCCCCTTCTTCCGTTTCCGCTAGAAAAAGGTGGCCCGTTTCGTCAAAAGGCTCCTTTACCATTTTTGTTTCGTGGTCGGCATAGGCTTGGACTCTGTTCATTTCTTGAACATATATATCATAGCGCAGGCGGAAGATTTTATTACGATCCTCCTCTGTTTTGGCCAAATGGACTTTGATCTGACTCATCCTAGTCGTCTCCCTCAAAAAAATGAAAAATCATTTGCAATTTATGCAAAATGTATGACGTTATAAGCTAATTTTCCGCATTCAATTACACGAAATATAAAGAAAGAAACCTTTACTCTATGCCGCAATCTCCTCCCAACGAAAATCGATTCGTCCTTTCGGACTATTACAAGAAACAGCTAAAAGAGATTGCTTACCAGGGGGAATTCAGGGCCGAAACCTTTGCGACAAAGTTTCGATTCTTCTTCCTGGGATTTTTGGTTATCTTTGCCACTTTAGGCCTACTCTCTGGTCGCCCACCGATAGAGTTCTATTACCAAATATCTGCGATCTTAGTACTTCTCTGTTACAATTTTGTTGTTCTATACTCATTAAAGAAATCGGGAAAGTATCTCAACATCTTTAAATTTCTATCTTCCTTTTTAGAAATTACCCTACTGACATTTGTTACAGGGTATTCGGCTTACTCCCAAAAAAACCCGAGCCTTGTATATGCGGCTCCAATGATTTATGTTTTCTTCATTCTCATTGCACTCGCTTCCATACGAAATAATACAAAAACAATCATTTTTGCCGTTGTTGTCCTGTTAGTAGAGTATGCTTCTTTAACCATTTACTTCTACCCAGAGATGAACGATTTGAACGCAAAGCTCATGAATTTGTCTCAGTATCTCAAACCAGACTTCTTAGAGACAAACAGCTCTTTCTTTTTAGTTAGCGCTGTTCCAATGGGAATTTTTCTTATCCTTCTTTATATGGTTGTTACAGGTGGTTTGATTTTATATGCAATCCTCAATACTTCAAGAACAACTCAGGAACAAGCCGATTTAATTTTTAATACAGAAAAACAAGCCATCTTGGAAGAGAATATGCGTCTGGGAATGGAATTGGATGTTGCCAGACAAATCCAAGCGATGGTATTACCACGTAATGAAGAATTAAAAGAAATCCAAGAACTTGAAATTTCAGCACGTATGGATTCTGCCAATGAAGTGGGAGGAGATTATTACGATGTAGTTCACCATGAAGATGGAACTGTTTATATTGGAATTGGAGACGTAACAGACCACGGTCTTGCATCAGGCGTAGTGATGTTAATGACACAGT carries:
- a CDS encoding LIC_13355 family lipoprotein encodes the protein MQKRFKTKILSSLVFVLFVFLTSCKKSSSGEENLAALLPLIIAAEAAIVCPKSLPPTDIYIATTVVSANSNISGFSDPKKAINGICGAGELAGSLDVYALDITGTGATIVLSWGGKTVKNVSGDDFIVYDNSFRVSDESNTYAMDPSIIQVSIDNTNFCGFNPSYTGGNVNLMNSWNRFGSLRPVYYNMTTKPFTNSELFTKTNGSFLLGGGDGFDLDLLDPNDPNDINCDTTLANTIKTNGFKFLKITSAADMNNPNTGSKFPWPPGSYNGSDIDGVVARELQ
- a CDS encoding class I SAM-dependent methyltransferase — translated: MSENLYTQKISIQDEMPRLSAQANLLKLLLDPFLDSISFEKESGQALDAGAGPGVLTSFLMKKNPNLHWSACDISEEMVQYCKLGYPKVDWKVSDIRALDYPDNHFDFIFNSMVLIHIKEPEKALKEFYRVLKPGGKVLIHCPNDKSFTGPNVLLDMVAKHATIHPADRYVMEKVPGIMEQMGFRLVTRTDFVAANDGNDDRPVVEYPKIHLGMMTGWSMMSFMGHPDGMQDLYSKLQSEYMSNRVKFTINLETHLYQK
- a CDS encoding slr1658 superfamily regulator; translation: MNQKSPIVIGEYHIIPENLPADGQLRLIFQPIDMTTYWRRCGLTANFVAGFYSYCYEASESKANSLSTIINELLENASKFSKAREGRINVELKQYGNLLRIDVLNVASKTLRDSFELFVNKLLSENVEEMYFSTLETKEDGDTKSGLGLLMMLKDYPVRFGYSFHEIDADTHEITVRAIINVEEI
- a CDS encoding slr1659 superfamily regulator, with the protein product MEIKDLDYNIQYDEATKTVKFAGSIRLQNLPAYEPIKLFLRDVAKLCQGSVLTMDFRDLQFVNSSGITTLSMFIIDSRKTAAYQIKIQGSLNISWQSKSLSNFKKLWDQVVLEIA
- a CDS encoding GNAT family N-acetyltransferase, with protein sequence MSQIKVHLAKTEEDRNKIFRLRYDIYVQEMNRVQAYADHETKMVKEPFDETGHLFLAETEEGECIGTVRINFRKDGPLECEELYEMELFRPFYPDKVSMSTKLMVKNEYRHSAAASMLCMKIYEHARENGILIDFIDTNPHLVRLYNQVGYRMYKKNIHHPEYGIVIPMVFLLDDNEYLKQIHSPFLRLAKRFPAGTELAQHFEVNFTDYKDIRPLFSMEGDEVWQNIVHDMMLPPSQFLSFLRGFTEEESKKLLSMLDLIDYEDGDIVFQQNQESQGLFCVLEGSVEVVVNRDDGVRSTISILNQGEIFGELGFVSKSNRNADIIVRDHAKLLILTPNEFQKLEIQSPTLAVKLLTNLFVILAQRFNEMSRRMLEFRKLYEMGGKT
- a CDS encoding PP2C family protein-serine/threonine phosphatase is translated as MPQSPPNENRFVLSDYYKKQLKEIAYQGEFRAETFATKFRFFFLGFLVIFATLGLLSGRPPIEFYYQISAILVLLCYNFVVLYSLKKSGKYLNIFKFLSSFLEITLLTFVTGYSAYSQKNPSLVYAAPMIYVFFILIALASIRNNTKTIIFAVVVLLVEYASLTIYFYPEMNDLNAKLMNLSQYLKPDFLETNSSFFLVSAVPMGIFLILLYMVVTGGLILYAILNTSRTTQEQADLIFNTEKQAILEENMRLGMELDVARQIQAMVLPRNEELKEIQELEISARMDSANEVGGDYYDVVHHEDGTVYIGIGDVTDHGLASGVVMLMTQSAFITTLRSKVISLRESLRSINSILFSNIHVRMNDIRNLTLSLFSYKNGVFTTAGQHETIMVYRHASKKTEIIDTVDNGMLVGLTESIDEFIHEKPIPLQAKDIILLYTDGATEAENSKREQFGSHRLVESLERHAELGSTDAILDAIFKDIYVFIDGMEVYDDITVMIMRKRG